The segment TCTACGCCGGGAGCACCCCCGCACCGGCGCACTGACCCTCCCTCACTCGTTCGGGTGAGGAAGGTGACCAGACGGCCGGTACGGGAGTTGACACCTCGTGACCGAGCAAGGACCGGACGTCAGCGTGGTGATCGCCGTCCACGACACCATGCCCTACTTGACCGCCTGCCTCGACTCGCTGGTGGGCCAGAGCATCGAGCGGCAGCGGATGGAAGTCGTCGCCGTCGACGACGGCTCCAGCGACGGCAGCAGCGAGGAACTCGCCCGCTACGCGGCCGCCCACCCGGGGCTGTTCCGCACCGCCCGGCAGCCCGCCTCCGGCGGTCCCGCCAGTCCCACCAACCGCGGCACCGACCTCGCCCGCGGCCGCTACCTGCTCTACCTCGGCTCCGACGACTGGCTCGGCCCCGAGGCCCTGGAGCGGATGGTCGCCGCCGCCGACCGCTGGCAGTCCGACGTGCTGATCCCCAAGCAGGTCGGCGAGCACGGCCGGGTCGTCCCGCAGGGCATCTTCGACCGCACCGCCGAACAGGTCGGCTTCACCGACTCCGCGCTCGCCTGGGCCCTCGGCGACACCAAGCTGTTCCGCCGCGACCTGGTCACCAGCCACGGCCTGCGCCGCCGCGAGGACCTGGTCATCCACTCCGACCAGCCCTTCACCCTCGGCGCGCTGCTGCACGCCCGCAAGGTCTCCGTCCTCGCCGACTACGACTACTACCACCTGGTGCTCCGCCGGGACCGCTCCAACGTCACCCACCGGGCCGGGCCGCTGGACCGACTGCGCGGCTTCACCGCCGCCCACGAGGTGCTCGACCGCGGCACCCTGCCCGGCCCCGCCCGGGACGCCGTCCGGGCCCGCTACTTCAGCTGGGACGTCCCGCAGTTGCTGCAGGCCCCGTTCCTCGCCGAACCACCCGCCATGCAGCGCCGGATCGTCCAGGAGATCGGCCGGTTCACCGAACGGCACTGCTCGCCCGCCGTGTTCCGCACCCTGCCCGTCCCCGCCCGGCTGCGCCTCGCCCTCGCCCGGCGCGGCGAACTGCTCGCCCTGTGCGACCTGATCACCTGGGAACGGGACCACGGCGAGGCCCCCGCCGTCCGCCGCGGCTCCCGGCTCTACGCCGGCTACCCGGTCTTCCGCGACCGGCACCTCGGCCTGCCCGACGCCCTGTTCGAACTCGGCCGCGCCCCCGGACCGGCCGGCTGGCGCCGCCTCGTCCCCGCCCCGCTGCGCCGCGCCCGGTGGGCCGCCAAACGCCTGCTGCGCCGCACCCGGCGGCACGGCCTGGCCGCCGCGCTGCGCGGAGCCGCCCGATGAGCGCCGCACCCGCCCGGGACGTCTGCGTCGTCGGCCTCGGCAAGATCGGCCTGCCGCTGGCCGTCCAGTACGCCGGCAAGGGCCACCTGGTGACCGGCGCCGACATCGCCCCCGAGGTGGTCACCGCCGTCAACGCCGGCCGGCCCCCCTTCCCGCGCGAGGCCCACCTCGACGAGCGGCTCGCCGAGGCCGTCGCGTCCGGCCGGCTGCGCGCCACCACCGACACCGCCGCCGCCACCGCCGGGGCCGACGCCGTGGTGATCGTCGTCCCGCTGGTCACCGGCCCCGACGGCAGCCCCGACTTCTCCCTGCTGGACACCGCCACCGACGCCGTCGCCGCCGGGCTGCGCCCCGGCACCCTGGTCAGCTACGAGACCACGCTGCCGGTCGGCACCGTCCGCGGCCGCTTCGCCCGGCGGCTGGAGGCCGGCTCCCAGCTGGCCGCCGGGCGGGACTTCGCGCTGGTGTTCAGCCCCGAACGGGTACGCACCGGACGGGTCTTCGCCGACCTGCGGCGCTACCCCAAGCTGGTCGGCGGCATCGACGAGGAGTCCACCCGGCGCGGCGTCGACTTCTACCAGGCGGTGCTCGACTTCGACCCGCGCCCCGACCTGCCGCGCGGCAACGGCGTGTGGGCGCTGTCCACGGCGGAGGCCGCCGAGTTCGCCAAGCTCGCCGAGACCACCT is part of the Kitasatospora cineracea genome and harbors:
- a CDS encoding glycosyltransferase family 2 protein: MTEQGPDVSVVIAVHDTMPYLTACLDSLVGQSIERQRMEVVAVDDGSSDGSSEELARYAAAHPGLFRTARQPASGGPASPTNRGTDLARGRYLLYLGSDDWLGPEALERMVAAADRWQSDVLIPKQVGEHGRVVPQGIFDRTAEQVGFTDSALAWALGDTKLFRRDLVTSHGLRRREDLVIHSDQPFTLGALLHARKVSVLADYDYYHLVLRRDRSNVTHRAGPLDRLRGFTAAHEVLDRGTLPGPARDAVRARYFSWDVPQLLQAPFLAEPPAMQRRIVQEIGRFTERHCSPAVFRTLPVPARLRLALARRGELLALCDLITWERDHGEAPAVRRGSRLYAGYPVFRDRHLGLPDALFELGRAPGPAGWRRLVPAPLRRARWAAKRLLRRTRRHGLAAALRGAAR
- a CDS encoding nucleotide sugar dehydrogenase, whose translation is MSAAPARDVCVVGLGKIGLPLAVQYAGKGHLVTGADIAPEVVTAVNAGRPPFPREAHLDERLAEAVASGRLRATTDTAAATAGADAVVIVVPLVTGPDGSPDFSLLDTATDAVAAGLRPGTLVSYETTLPVGTVRGRFARRLEAGSQLAAGRDFALVFSPERVRTGRVFADLRRYPKLVGGIDEESTRRGVDFYQAVLDFDPRPDLPRGNGVWALSTAEAAEFAKLAETTYRDVNIALVNQFARYADRVGVDLAEIVDACNSQPYSHLHRPGIAVGGHCIPVYPRLYLWNDPGATVVRAAREANEQVPAYAVGLLEGALGPLTGVAVTVLGASYRGGVKETAYSGVFPLVEALRAAGAEIGVSDPLYLPEELAALGLPPDQGKPATALVVQADHPEYRDLGAVDFPGVRVLLDGRRVTDPARWEGVRRIVLGGGG